Sequence from the Clostridium butyricum genome:
CTTTTAATACATTCATTGATCTTGCGTTGAGTTTAAGCATAGAATAAGTTCCTTCTTTAAGTCCAACATATCCTTCTTCTAAAAGACTTTTTATTAAATTTTTAATAAATCCACTACCATACTCTTTCATTATTCCATAAGTAGTAACTGTATCTAATTTATTTTGTATTATTTTAGGACCTTTAAATCCTCTTAGAACATCAATTAACACTGAAATCCCAAATTTTTCACGAGTTCTAAATACAGTAGACAATATCATCTGAGTTTCTTTTGTAAAATCTTTTAGTTCTGAATCATTTAAACAATTCCCACAATTATTGCAATAATTTAATTTTCGTTCATTCCCAAAATAGTTTAATATAAATTTTCTGTAACAATCATTAAGATTACAGTAATCAATCATAGATTGAAATTTTCTAAGTTGAACTTCTCTTCTGTTCATTGCTGAACTTTTATTTATTATGTATTCTACCCTGCTTATATCACTTTCTGAATAAAATAAATAGCATTTGCACAGTTCTCCATCTCTACCACCTCTACCAATTTCCTGATAATAAGATTCTATATTCTGTGGAATAGTAAAATGTACTATATATCTTATATTAGATTTATCTATACCCATTCCAAAAGCATTTGTCGCTACTATTATATCTATTCTTTCATATAAAAAATCTTCCTGATTTTCTTCTTTTATATCATCACTTAAGCCACCATGATATTTTCCAACATTATATCCCAAATCCTTTAGATAATGGTGAAGCATATCCACTTCTTTTCTTGATGAGCAATATATTATTCCTGATTTTTCTTCATTCTCTCTTATTATATCTTTTAGTTCTTCAAGTTTATCTACTTCTTTTAAAACAGCAAGTCTTAAATTTTCTCTATTTATATCACCCTTATATGTATAAGGATTTCTTAATCCTAATAAATTTATAGAATCCTCAAGAACTTCCTGAGTAGCAGTGGCAGTGAATGCAGAAATAACTGGCTTGCTCTTTAATATATCACAAAATTTTGAAATTCCTATATAACTCTTTCTAAAGTCATGTCCCCATTGTGATACACAATGAGCCTCATCTATAGCGATTTGAGAAATATTAATATCTTTAATCATATCAAAAAACATTTTAGATTCTAGTCTTTCCGGTGAAACATATATTATCTTATATTCTCCTATAGATGCTTCAAAAAGTATTTTTTTTATTGTTTCCAAATTCTGAGTACTATTTATATAAGCTCCTTTAATTCCTGAACCTATTAAGTTATCAACTTGGTCTTTCATTAATGATATTAATGGTGATATTACAATTGTAATACCTGAAAATAGTATTGCAGGAATCTGATAGCATAGTGATTTTCCTCCACCTGTTGGCATTAAACAGAAAGTATCTCGACCACTTAAAATACTTGTAATAATTTCATACTGTCCACCTCTTAAAGTATCAAAACCATAATATTTTTTTAGTGCATAAAAAATTTTTTCTCTATTATTCAATGCTCTTTACCTTTCCTATTTTATACTCTTATAATATGGATTCTATTTAATATCTAGTAAATTTACATTTCATTATTTATGTATATAATTTTCTATTATATAGTATATACCAACTTTTTAGGTTCTTAAACACTTAAGCCATATATTTACTATATAAAAATAATTTATTAAACAATATTTAATCACAAAATTATCCTTAATATATAAGTTTATATAAAAACAAAACAGAACTAATAATACTACAATAGTTCTGCTTTATTTATATATTTAAATTTATAAAATCTCTAATGAATTTTTCTATAATTCAAACTTATTTAATTTTTCCTTTAGATTTTCTGCAATTCCATCAAGCTTGTCAGCATATTCTGTAAGTTCATCCATTGTTGCAGTAACTTCTTCTGCTGATGCTGTTACTTCTTCTGATACTGATGCTACATCTTGAGATATAACAGAAATATTATCTATTTCTTTTTTAACATTTTCCTTATCGTTATTCATTTTATCTGTTAAATTACTTATATATCTAATTGCTTCTACTAAAGGCTCTATAGATTCAGCTATTTCGATAAAAATATTTTTCGTATTGTTGATAGATTCATCTTGTTCATTTAAAATATTAACCGTTTCTTCCATACTATCAACAAATCGTATGGATTTCTGATTTACTTCCTTTATTATACTTTTTATTTTATCTGTTGAATCCTTAGATTCTTCTGCAAGTTTTCTAATTTCTTCTGCAACAACTGCAAATCCTTTTCCTAGCTCACCAGCTCTTGCTGCTTCTATGGATGCATTAAGTGCAAGAAGATTTGTCTGTTCAGTTATACCTGAAATAACATCAGATATTTGATTAATATTCTTTATGCTGTCAGTCATTTCTTTCACATTACTGCTAGATTCTTGAGTATTTTGTTTAGTTACCACAGATTTTTCTATAAGTAAATTTAAAACTTTTAATCCATCATCACTTAACTTATCTGTTACTTCTGATAAATTTAATATGTTGTTTATATTTTTATCCACATCATCAATTCTATTTGATAATCCATCAACAGTATTAGTTACATTACTAATTGCTGTTGCTTGATCTGTTGATCCATTTGATACTTCATTTATAGCATTTGCCACTTCTGAAACTGCAGCATGAGTTTCTTCCGACATAGATGCAATTCCAGATGCTGAATCATACATTTCTTCACTTGTAGAGTCAATTTCCTTTAATAATCCTGAAATACTATCTAATGCTGTATTTAAATTTTCTGCTAGTTCTTGAATTTCATCCTTCGATGAAACCTGTATTCTCTCTCTTAAATTACCAGTAGCAATTTTTCTAACACCTATATTTATCTTTTTAATTTGCTCTGTTATTGTTTTAGTCAAAATCAAAGATGCAATAATTCCAAGAGTAAAAAATACTGCTACAGCAATAAATATTGTATTTTTTATAGAAGAAAGATGCTCTGTTATTTCCTTTTCTTCAACAAATCCAACTATTCTCCACCCAGTTTTTTCATCTATAGTCTGCAATACAAATGTTAATTCTCCATTATTAGTCCATTTTGTATTTTCTTGATTACTGTTCTTTAAAGCATCCCAAAATTCAAATCCACTTAAATTTTCGCCAAATGTTTTATTTTTTTCATTATTAATTACAATATTACCATTATTATCAGCAATAACAATATATCCATAATCTAACAATGATACATCATGAATATATGTTTCAATTTCACTTAAGTTAATATCTATTC
This genomic interval carries:
- a CDS encoding methyl-accepting chemotaxis protein → MVSNKKRRTIFVKMALTNVVILLLSLFFVGYISHKKSKNAMENNLEITSLQILKQADKGFSEYLNKMTQELTILNKNVDIKDLEDPAQDYKKTQQYVQYALKSIKESLSGIDNVYYSAEHGAVIIDSEITDESKLSFRDKDWYKKAKENTDKFIYSEPYVDAVTGNNVLTISKAVTGYNGEFIGVVGIDINLSEIETYIHDVSLLDYGYIVIADNNGNIVINNEKNKTFGENLSGFEFWDALKNSNQENTKWTNNGELTFVLQTIDEKTGWRIVGFVEEKEITEHLSSIKNTIFIAVAVFFTLGIIASLILTKTITEQIKKINIGVRKIATGNLRERIQVSSKDEIQELAENLNTALDSISGLLKEIDSTSEEMYDSASGIASMSEETHAAVSEVANAINEVSNGSTDQATAISNVTNTVDGLSNRIDDVDKNINNILNLSEVTDKLSDDGLKVLNLLIEKSVVTKQNTQESSSNVKEMTDSIKNINQISDVISGITEQTNLLALNASIEAARAGELGKGFAVVAEEIRKLAEESKDSTDKIKSIIKEVNQKSIRFVDSMEETVNILNEQDESINNTKNIFIEIAESIEPLVEAIRYISNLTDKMNNDKENVKKEIDNISVISQDVASVSEEVTASAEEVTATMDELTEYADKLDGIAENLKEKLNKFEL
- the recQ gene encoding DNA helicase RecQ; this translates as MNNREKIFYALKKYYGFDTLRGGQYEIITSILSGRDTFCLMPTGGGKSLCYQIPAILFSGITIVISPLISLMKDQVDNLIGSGIKGAYINSTQNLETIKKILFEASIGEYKIIYVSPERLESKMFFDMIKDINISQIAIDEAHCVSQWGHDFRKSYIGISKFCDILKSKPVISAFTATATQEVLEDSINLLGLRNPYTYKGDINRENLRLAVLKEVDKLEELKDIIRENEEKSGIIYCSSRKEVDMLHHYLKDLGYNVGKYHGGLSDDIKEENQEDFLYERIDIIVATNAFGMGIDKSNIRYIVHFTIPQNIESYYQEIGRGGRDGELCKCYLFYSESDISRVEYIINKSSAMNRREVQLRKFQSMIDYCNLNDCYRKFILNYFGNERKLNYCNNCGNCLNDSELKDFTKETQMILSTVFRTREKFGISVLIDVLRGFKGPKIIQNKLDTVTTYGIMKEYGSGFIKNLIKSLLEEGYVGLKEGTYSMLKLNARSMNVLKGKENVMFKIIDEDEPVLNEELFDKLKQWRKMKAYKENIRPYIIFSDATLTAICNTKPKSIQELMEIRGVGEKKIKAYGDEILLLIN